The proteins below come from a single Streptomyces sp. MRC013 genomic window:
- a CDS encoding iron chelate uptake ABC transporter family permease subunit: protein MLVESPPEQSAGPRVAAGPRGRRSARAAGLLLSLGVLALVCVASIAVGARPVPLGDVWHGLFQNSGTGNDVLITEVRLPRTLLGLLAGVALGLAGAVMQALTRNPLAEPGLMGVNAGAAAAVVTATSVLGATSFTGYVWFAFAGAAIVSVLVYVLGGGRGATPVRLALAGTAATAALYGYVNAVQLLDSAALDRLRFWTVGSLAGADADVVGAVGPFIAVGVALAALVVRPLNAMEMGDDTARALGANLTRTRVLAMLAVTLLCGGATAACGPIVFVGLMVPYLVRAVTGPDVRWILPYAAVLSPVLLIGSDIVGRIVARPSELQVGIVTALIGGPVFIHLVRRKRMAQL from the coding sequence GTGTTGGTTGAGAGTCCCCCCGAACAGAGCGCGGGGCCCCGGGTCGCCGCGGGGCCCCGCGGCCGCCGGTCGGCGCGCGCCGCCGGGCTGCTGCTCTCCCTCGGCGTGCTGGCGCTCGTGTGCGTCGCGAGCATCGCCGTCGGAGCCAGGCCGGTGCCGCTCGGCGACGTCTGGCACGGCCTGTTCCAGAACTCCGGAACCGGCAACGACGTCCTCATCACCGAGGTCCGCCTCCCGCGTACGCTGCTCGGGCTCCTCGCCGGCGTCGCGCTCGGCCTGGCCGGCGCGGTCATGCAGGCACTCACCCGCAACCCGCTCGCCGAACCGGGCCTGATGGGCGTCAACGCGGGCGCGGCGGCCGCCGTGGTCACCGCGACCAGCGTCCTGGGCGCGACCTCCTTCACGGGGTACGTGTGGTTCGCGTTCGCCGGTGCCGCGATCGTGTCGGTGCTCGTGTACGTGCTCGGGGGCGGACGCGGCGCCACGCCCGTGCGGCTCGCGCTGGCCGGCACCGCCGCGACCGCCGCGCTCTACGGGTACGTCAACGCCGTCCAGCTGCTCGACTCGGCGGCCCTGGACCGGCTGCGGTTCTGGACCGTGGGGTCGCTGGCCGGCGCCGACGCGGACGTGGTCGGCGCGGTCGGCCCCTTCATCGCCGTCGGCGTCGCGCTGGCCGCGCTGGTCGTCCGGCCCCTCAACGCCATGGAGATGGGGGACGACACCGCCCGCGCGCTCGGCGCGAACCTCACCCGCACCCGGGTGCTGGCCATGCTCGCCGTGACCCTGCTGTGCGGCGGCGCGACCGCCGCGTGCGGGCCGATCGTCTTCGTCGGGCTGATGGTGCCGTACCTGGTCCGCGCCGTCACCGGACCCGACGTGCGGTGGATCCTGCCGTACGCGGCGGTCCTCTCGCCCGTGCTGCTGATCGGCTCCGACATCGTCGGCCGGATCGTCGCCCGCCCGTCCGAACTCCAGGTCGGCATCGTCACGGCGCTGATCGGCGGGCCCGTCTTCATCCACCTCGTACGCCGCAAGAGGATGGCCCAGCTGTGA